Genomic segment of Salvia hispanica cultivar TCC Black 2014 chromosome 2, UniMelb_Shisp_WGS_1.0, whole genome shotgun sequence:
GTTTCCACATCACAGACCATTCCAAACTCCATGTTTTTccaattgattttgaaaaactacGGGATGAAGCTcaatttaaccaaatttcCTGATTTTTCCGACAACCAACccaatcataaaatattattccaaCAGGGAGTAAAACGTTAAATGTGGAGTAGTTGATAAGGTTTGATGGGACAAATactaatgaataaaaattataatatagttCAAAATCTCTGGACATAACCTGTCAAACGGCCAACATCGTCTTATGATTAGTCTAAAATCATGTTACAAGACAAATTAGGTAGTCATATCCTATGACTGTCCTTGTACAAATCATGTTCTTTGCGTATATGCTTCTGCCTAAATCTTTTgactttttcttttaattgatTGCGCTAAACACCATTTAGGTATATGTGAATACAGCTTAATTAGCCACATTTGTTAATGTTCATATCATCGACAttgtttttctcattttttagtATACTAGCTAATTACATCTTATCTAAGTTCGATTGTAACTACATTTTGGATAATCCAAACATagaatttgcaatttttttctatgaaCAAATAACAAACTGCTGATTAACTGAGTCCATAAAGAATGGGAACAATATGAACATCAAGAAcaacaatacaatatcaaAGATGCAAAAGTTAACAAAAGAACCAAATATACCACCATCTTATTTAAAGtgacatattttaattttgaaatataacaTTCAAAGTGATAACTGTTCCATGTAATTAATAGAGTCGTGTTATATTCCTTTTTCGGGACGTTCAAACACAATggagtcatttctatatttgtCAAAAGATTACTATACACTttctttcatactttttcctatctcatattatattctctcttcatctctcttactttgttcACTCCACttcatatattaaatatctaccgtgccaaaaagaattgtctctattaacatggaacggagggagtacatttctATAGAATACActatttattctaaaaaaacactacataaaatctcttGACGAATAAGAAATGTGTTTCTTTAAGTGAGACAGAAGGgtaatatacataaaaaagcAATGTCAAGCCCAACCATTTCCTTGAGTAAAAGTATCGATATCGCAAAACACAACACATCCAAACAACATCTACACATCAAACAAATAAGAGGTCTTTATTCAAAtgtattagtactataaattaagGGATTAAGTCATGGAAATTCCacaatttatttcaataaacaatattccccctaaaaaaaaggagggaagaaccaaaatggaagaagaccAAGCCGCCGCCACAAAGAAGGTCTATCTAGCCATCAACATCCTCCTCCTCGCCATCGGCAACTGCGGCGGCCCCCTCATCATGCGCCTCTACTTCCTCCGCGGCGGCAAGCGCATCTGGCTCTCCTGCTGGCTCGAGACCCTCGCCTggcccctcctcctcctccccctcCTCGCCGCCTACACCCGCCGCGCCGCCGGCGAATCCACCCCCATCGTCCTCATGCGGCCGCGCGTGATTctcgcggcggcggcgatcgGCACGATGACCGGCTTCGACGACTACATGTACGCGTACGGCGTGGCGCGGCTCCCCATCTCGACGTCGGCGCTCGTGATCGCCACGCAGCTGGCGTTCACGGCCGGGTTCGCGTTCGTGCTCGTGCGGCAGCGCTTCACGGCGTACACGGTCAACGCGGTCGTGCTGCTTACACTCGGGGCCGTGGTGCTTGGGCTCCACTCGAGCGGGGACCGGCCCGAGGGGGAGACGAGCAGGGAGTATCTGATGGGGTTTTTCCTCACgctggcggcggcggcgctcTACGGCCTCATCCTGCCGCTGGTGGAGCTGACGTACAAGCGGGCGAAGCAGGCGCTCACGTACACCCTCGTGTTGGAGATTCAAGTTGTCATTTGTTTCTTCGCCACCGTAGTTTTGACGGTCGGGATGATCGTCAACAAAGATTTCCAGGTAAATCGAAGCTCTGACAGAAATTGCGTCGAAAAGTAGCAGTTGCAGATTCTCATATTTCAAAAAGAAGTTTATCGtcgaagagaataaagtaaatgaaagaatagaaaataaatgtgcaaaattttgtcaaaaaaatgaCTTACTCGGTTTGTCCCACTAAATTTGCCATGTTTTGACTAGATAGGAGGTTTAGAAAATGCATTCTCTCCGTCTATAATTAAATGCCTTATATCTGACtggtacgagttttaaaaaattgtgtgactttataaaataaagcGGATAGAAAAAATTAGCGGAATGttggtcctatttttatatattgattttataataaaatgtgggttgagtgagttagtggaatgtaggatcACTtactaaatatagtaaatgcgaaatgagacatttattggcggacggacgaaaaaggaaaaatatgacatttaaTAGCGAACTGTGGAAGTACAATACTAGGAAAtcagttgaaaaagttggtggaacgTGAgtcatattttcaaaatagaaaaaaa
This window contains:
- the LOC125208677 gene encoding purine permease 3-like, which encodes MEEDQAAATKKVYLAINILLLAIGNCGGPLIMRLYFLRGGKRIWLSCWLETLAWPLLLLPLLAAYTRRAAGESTPIVLMRPRVILAAAAIGTMTGFDDYMYAYGVARLPISTSALVIATQLAFTAGFAFVLVRQRFTAYTVNAVVLLTLGAVVLGLHSSGDRPEGETSREYLMGFFLTLAAAALYGLILPLVELTYKRAKQALTYTLVLEIQVVICFFATVVLTVGMIVNKDFQAISREAKEYELGETKYYVVLVGIAIFWQCFFLGAIGVIFYSSSLLSGIVITCLLPVTELLAVVFYHEKFQAEKGISLFLSIWGFVSYFYGDIKHNIMMKKKQHKDDNVQTEETQLADQTCIP